One window from the genome of [Mycobacterium] stephanolepidis encodes:
- a CDS encoding LLM class F420-dependent oxidoreductase, with protein MKIGVVAPVELGMTAEPDKILEFARAAERLGFNEISVVEHAVVIGDTQSTYPYSPTGQSHLPDDVDIPDPLELLSFVAGATTTLGLSTGVLVLPDHHPVVLAKRLATLDRLSGGRLRVCLGVGWMREEIEACGGDFDHRGAATDEAVAVMRTLWSTDGPAAYDGDFYRFHNAYSYPKPSRPQGVPLYIGGHSKAAARRAGRLGDGFQPLGLVGEDLSAALNVMRAAASDAGRDPANIDLVLGHGLHRVDREALDQAHQSGAGRMLLSASRRATTLDAVLDEMAACATRLELVGPR; from the coding sequence GTGAAGATCGGTGTTGTTGCTCCGGTAGAGCTCGGGATGACCGCGGAACCCGACAAGATCCTCGAATTCGCGCGTGCCGCAGAGCGGCTGGGATTCAACGAGATCTCCGTGGTGGAGCACGCGGTCGTCATCGGAGACACGCAGAGCACCTACCCCTACTCGCCGACCGGTCAGTCGCACCTGCCCGATGATGTCGACATTCCCGACCCGCTGGAACTGCTGTCGTTTGTCGCCGGCGCCACCACGACACTCGGGCTGTCCACCGGGGTGCTGGTGTTACCCGACCACCACCCCGTCGTGCTGGCCAAACGTCTGGCCACCCTGGACCGATTGAGCGGAGGGCGGCTGCGGGTCTGTCTGGGAGTCGGATGGATGCGTGAGGAGATCGAGGCGTGCGGGGGCGATTTCGACCATCGCGGCGCGGCTACCGATGAAGCCGTGGCGGTGATGCGCACACTGTGGTCAACCGATGGGCCCGCTGCCTACGACGGTGATTTTTACCGATTCCACAACGCCTACTCCTACCCCAAGCCGTCACGGCCACAAGGTGTTCCGCTGTACATCGGTGGGCACAGCAAGGCGGCGGCGCGACGCGCGGGGCGGCTGGGCGATGGCTTTCAACCGTTGGGGCTGGTCGGTGAGGATCTGTCGGCCGCGCTCAATGTCATGCGGGCGGCGGCGAGCGATGCGGGTCGAGATCCCGCGAACATCGACCTTGTGCTGGGCCATGGTTTGCATCGCGTGGACCGGGAGGCGCTGGATCAGGCGCACCAGAGCGGTGCGGGACGAATGCTGCTGTCAGCCTCGCGGCGCGCCACGACGCTGGACGCGGTGCTCGACGAGATGGCCGCGTGCGCTACCCGACTCGAACTGGTCGGTCCTCGCTGA
- a CDS encoding nuclear transport factor 2 family protein has product MTDDRLAIQDLVARYASAADRRDVDALVALFSVDAELIRPPALLRTGDSAALQGREAIADSIVAALTPLHATYHLIGQQTATVHGDTATGEVYCMAHHIYLRGDQHHDNVMAVCYLDTYERGAAGWLFTRREPVVVFSEDRPVRVG; this is encoded by the coding sequence GTGACCGATGACCGACTCGCCATCCAGGATCTCGTCGCCCGGTATGCCAGCGCCGCAGACCGTCGCGACGTCGACGCGCTCGTCGCGCTGTTCTCGGTTGACGCCGAACTGATCCGGCCCCCCGCCCTGCTGCGCACGGGCGATTCGGCGGCGCTGCAGGGCCGCGAGGCGATCGCGGATTCGATTGTCGCGGCACTCACGCCACTGCATGCGACGTATCACCTCATCGGTCAGCAGACGGCGACTGTCCACGGCGACACCGCGACGGGCGAGGTCTATTGCATGGCCCACCACATCTACCTGCGCGGCGACCAGCATCACGACAACGTGATGGCCGTCTGCTACCTCGACACCTACGAGCGCGGAGCTGCCGGTTGGCTCTTCACCCGCCGCGAGCCGGTCGTGGTGTTCAGCGAGGACCGACCAGTTCGAGTCGGGTAG
- a CDS encoding SDR family NAD(P)-dependent oxidoreductase, giving the protein MDINGVSAIVTGGASGLGAATARLLAEQGAKVVIADVQDEKGEALAKELGGAFVHTDVTSEADGIAAVDAAKELGPVRVLINCAGVGWPGRTIGKDGQYASAHSLDIFSKVIGINLIGSFNLIRLAATAISQEEPVDEFGERGAIVNTASVAAFDGQIGQAAYSASKGGIVGMTLPIARDLSVVGIRVNTIAPGLIDTPIYGEGDSAQQFKDRLAPNVLYPQRLGNPEEFASLALELVTNSYMNAETIRIDGGARLQPK; this is encoded by the coding sequence ATGGATATCAATGGTGTGTCTGCAATCGTCACGGGTGGCGCCTCGGGTCTGGGTGCCGCAACTGCTCGCCTGCTCGCTGAGCAGGGCGCCAAGGTCGTCATCGCCGACGTCCAGGACGAAAAGGGTGAGGCTCTGGCCAAGGAACTCGGTGGCGCCTTCGTGCACACCGACGTCACCAGCGAGGCCGACGGTATCGCCGCCGTCGACGCCGCCAAGGAGCTGGGCCCGGTACGCGTCCTCATCAACTGCGCGGGCGTTGGCTGGCCCGGCCGCACCATTGGCAAGGACGGTCAGTACGCCTCGGCACACTCGCTGGACATCTTCTCCAAGGTCATCGGCATCAACCTGATCGGCTCGTTCAACCTGATCCGTCTCGCGGCCACCGCGATCAGCCAGGAAGAGCCGGTCGACGAGTTCGGTGAGCGCGGCGCCATCGTCAACACCGCCTCCGTCGCGGCGTTCGACGGCCAGATCGGCCAGGCGGCCTACTCGGCGTCCAAGGGCGGAATCGTCGGCATGACGCTGCCGATCGCGCGCGATCTGTCGGTCGTCGGCATCCGTGTCAACACCATCGCGCCGGGCCTCATCGACACCCCGATCTACGGTGAGGGCGACTCCGCGCAACAGTTCAAGGACCGCCTGGCACCGAACGTGCTCTACCCGCAGCGCCTGGGTAACCCCGAGGAATTCGCCTCGCTGGCCCTGGAGCTCGTCACCAACAGCTACATGAACGCCGAGACGATTCGCATCGACGGTGGAGCCCGCCTCCAGCCGAAGTAG
- the egtA gene encoding ergothioneine biosynthesis glutamate--cysteine ligase EgtA yields MATTSTVETLSNADEAAEHIARQSFADAHIGTVGLELESHTVELTAPHRRVSWNRLHDIAETVRDLPGRSAITFEPGGAVELSGPPHADIWSAISSMRADHSILASTYRGAGVALASLGTDPLRTPERVNPAARYAAMAGHFGAAGFGEAALQMMTCTASLQVNLQSGTPRQWRDRFVLAQRMGPTMAALSASSPMLAGRRTGRRNTRQWIWDNLDPRRCAPVEIGTDPTESWVRYALRAPVMLVRNKDGADAVVTHVPFQSWADGTVRLAGRAPTTEDLDYHLTTLFPPVRPRRWLELRYLDAAPDWWWPALAFTVVAALDHPQVADIAAETVEPVGDAWEAASRAGLADPGLHAAGRRLVAAAYAVAPSELAADMAFLLERVEEGRCPADDFMDNVAEYGVEQAFSGATQ; encoded by the coding sequence ATGGCCACCACTTCGACAGTGGAGACACTGTCGAACGCGGACGAGGCTGCCGAGCACATCGCTCGGCAGTCTTTCGCCGACGCACATATCGGCACGGTCGGGCTGGAGCTGGAATCTCATACCGTCGAGCTGACGGCTCCGCACCGCAGGGTCAGCTGGAATCGTCTGCATGACATCGCGGAGACCGTTCGCGATCTGCCCGGTCGCAGCGCGATCACCTTCGAACCAGGCGGCGCCGTCGAACTTTCCGGACCCCCGCACGCCGATATCTGGTCGGCGATCTCGTCGATGCGCGCCGATCACTCGATCCTGGCCTCGACATACCGCGGCGCCGGAGTCGCGCTGGCCAGCTTGGGCACCGACCCGCTGCGCACACCCGAACGCGTCAATCCCGCAGCGCGGTACGCCGCGATGGCGGGCCATTTCGGTGCTGCTGGTTTCGGCGAGGCCGCGCTGCAGATGATGACCTGTACCGCGTCATTGCAGGTCAATCTGCAGTCCGGTACGCCGCGGCAGTGGCGGGACAGATTTGTGCTGGCGCAACGGATGGGTCCGACGATGGCGGCACTCTCGGCGTCCTCGCCGATGCTGGCCGGTCGCCGCACGGGACGGCGAAACACCCGACAGTGGATCTGGGACAACCTGGACCCACGACGCTGCGCCCCGGTCGAGATCGGCACCGACCCGACCGAATCCTGGGTCAGATATGCGCTGCGAGCACCCGTCATGCTGGTGCGAAACAAGGACGGCGCCGATGCGGTTGTCACCCATGTGCCGTTCCAATCCTGGGCTGACGGGACCGTGCGGCTTGCCGGGCGCGCTCCCACCACCGAAGACCTCGACTATCACCTGACCACGCTGTTCCCTCCGGTGCGGCCGCGCCGCTGGCTGGAGCTGCGGTATCTGGATGCCGCACCGGATTGGTGGTGGCCCGCGCTGGCGTTCACCGTGGTCGCCGCGCTCGACCATCCGCAGGTCGCCGACATTGCCGCGGAGACGGTGGAACCCGTTGGTGACGCCTGGGAGGCGGCGTCGCGAGCCGGCCTGGCTGATCCCGGCCTCCATGCGGCCGGGCGTCGGCTGGTGGCGGCGGCGTACGCGGTGGCACCGTCTGAGCTGGCCGCGGACATGGCCTTCCTGCTGGAGCGTGTCGAGGAAGGCCGATGTCCGGCAGATGATTTCATGGACAATGTTGCGGAATACGGTGTGGAGCAGGCATTCTCGGGAGCCACTCAATGA
- the egtB gene encoding ergothioneine biosynthesis protein EgtB translates to MIREKLARDLEAARLRTLTITDHDDAELHRQYDPLMSPLVWDLAHIGQQEELWLLRDGDPRKPGMLPGDIESLYDAFRHTRASRVQLPLLSPAQARSFCREVRGRVLDRLEALPSDGSARSDEFTYAMVLSHEHQHDETMLQALSIRRGAALLERVDPLPPGRPGVAGTSVLVPAGPFVLGVDAIDEPFSLDNERPAHVVDVPSFRIGKVPVTNAEWSAFIADGGYRREEFWTEAGWAHRCMEDLTAPKFWNPGGTLTRFGRELPIVPDEPVQHVTFHEAQAYAAWAGARLPTEAEWEKACVWDPEGSVRRRFPWGEDAPSRDRANLGGGALGPAPVGAYPESASAYGAEQMLGDVWEWTTSPLRPWPGFTPMIYQQYSEPFFEGSGAGDYRVLRGGSWAVSPSIMRPSFRNWDHPIRRQIFSGLRLAWDI, encoded by the coding sequence ATGATCCGGGAAAAGTTGGCGCGCGATCTTGAGGCCGCGCGGCTGCGGACGCTGACCATCACCGATCATGATGATGCCGAGCTGCATCGTCAGTATGACCCCCTGATGAGTCCATTGGTGTGGGACCTGGCGCATATCGGGCAGCAAGAAGAGCTGTGGCTGCTGCGCGACGGGGACCCGCGTAAACCGGGGATGCTGCCCGGCGACATCGAGTCCCTCTATGACGCCTTCCGTCACACCCGGGCCAGCCGGGTGCAGCTGCCGCTGCTCTCCCCGGCACAGGCACGTTCGTTCTGCCGCGAGGTGCGAGGCCGGGTTCTCGATCGGCTGGAGGCACTGCCCTCCGACGGTTCGGCACGTTCGGACGAATTCACCTACGCCATGGTGCTCAGCCATGAACATCAGCACGACGAAACCATGTTGCAGGCCTTATCGATTCGTCGTGGGGCTGCCCTGCTGGAACGCGTGGACCCGTTGCCGCCGGGGCGCCCGGGAGTGGCGGGAACCTCGGTGTTGGTGCCCGCGGGGCCGTTCGTACTCGGCGTCGACGCGATCGACGAGCCGTTCTCGCTGGACAATGAGCGTCCCGCGCATGTGGTGGATGTCCCGAGTTTCCGGATCGGCAAGGTTCCGGTGACCAACGCCGAGTGGTCGGCATTCATCGCCGACGGCGGATATCGGCGCGAGGAGTTCTGGACCGAGGCCGGGTGGGCACACCGGTGTATGGAAGATCTGACGGCGCCGAAGTTTTGGAACCCTGGCGGAACGCTGACGCGGTTCGGACGTGAGTTGCCGATAGTGCCCGATGAGCCGGTGCAACACGTCACCTTTCACGAGGCACAGGCCTACGCCGCCTGGGCGGGCGCGCGATTGCCCACCGAAGCCGAATGGGAGAAGGCCTGTGTCTGGGATCCGGAAGGTTCTGTGCGACGGCGCTTCCCGTGGGGCGAGGACGCTCCGAGCCGTGATCGGGCCAACCTCGGCGGAGGCGCCCTGGGGCCGGCCCCGGTCGGGGCCTATCCGGAGTCGGCGTCGGCATACGGTGCCGAACAGATGCTCGGAGATGTGTGGGAGTGGACCACATCACCACTGCGGCCCTGGCCCGGTTTCACCCCGATGATCTACCAGCAGTACAGCGAGCCGTTCTTCGAAGGTTCCGGGGCCGGCGACTATCGCGTGCTGCGCGGGGGCTCGTGGGCGGTGTCCCCGTCGATCATGCGACCCAGCTTTCGTAACTGGGATCACCCGATCCGCCGACAGATCTTCAGCGGCCTTCGTCTGGCTTGGGACATTTAG